Proteins encoded by one window of Halosolutus amylolyticus:
- a CDS encoding DUF262 domain-containing protein, producing MTDPSNIASSRVIAYLDESAGGSDDLRFDSEIPFGNLSAFGESIKDKMEIDRKDLHEVLLDNHFAVPPYQRLYSWKHKQIKEFWEVITDFVHMPAEQSGEQVFGLYFGSIYIAEDGSGSRLEIIDGQQRLTTTSIFLFVLKQKLEERADDLYPDLASFVNSTLDQLKDVLYDTGEFTATTTSIRLNKHDTDFYNKFLLQPARRQEYLEDRQEMDRGKYDARFKEAIQVGELIDRIGDSSLKSEFEDAEQNEYIYFAESHKRLIHAYNFFDNHLDALLEDINDQERQVILLINLKNYVLRSFVISLCSIESEEATLRMNIFESLNDKGLDLAEIDLIRARILNRFAGEVDADKYTEIWEDVIKSFGADSREIKRFLTYFIAATDESISKLSDVNKALLDVFRTKDGESGADPRMETADEARELLTEIGTFKRYYLDIKRGELTSAQSDISGIKRECEEILARLDGLRTIQWRPLVTYVYQSVDQSPGGNQLLLKVMRAVENISFRRVFVETPANTVEPLYVKATHEFRRLEDEDEFSASDLENFMVREAREAAPQMFGSGFVTTLVQKTEWGNKNLKNLLWKLSSEMHYEQSGASSISVELNVDSIHLEHVLPVNMLREDAYDPYAWLKLFFKTDDVDTQIANQVVELEQLDAINLNDDSQAAQRAEDIISGIQDRFVRDLGNVILLREDINTSIQNRLFSRKLYRYLDDDFREIGANKHLTADGDLDRRKLEKLQSSEIDFTTDESNEANLSEVEKYFNHYWNYQNVASRKADLIADTLDSLAFSTQPDEFETVKDDIEELVKRDMRNRLEDRRLGGLQSQVTD from the coding sequence ATGACTGACCCGTCCAATATCGCTTCCTCTCGGGTGATTGCGTATTTAGACGAATCAGCAGGCGGATCCGATGACCTACGGTTTGATAGCGAAATTCCATTTGGGAACCTCTCTGCCTTTGGCGAGTCAATCAAGGATAAAATGGAAATTGATCGGAAGGATTTACATGAAGTTTTACTTGATAATCATTTTGCCGTTCCGCCGTATCAGCGACTTTATTCGTGGAAACATAAACAGATCAAAGAATTCTGGGAAGTCATTACAGATTTCGTTCATATGCCGGCAGAACAGTCGGGGGAGCAAGTTTTTGGACTGTATTTTGGTAGCATCTATATTGCCGAAGATGGGAGTGGATCACGGCTTGAAATCATCGATGGACAACAGAGACTGACAACCACCTCAATATTCCTGTTTGTTCTTAAACAAAAATTGGAAGAACGAGCGGATGATCTATATCCGGATTTAGCTTCGTTCGTCAATAGCACACTTGACCAACTGAAAGACGTACTGTATGATACTGGGGAATTTACAGCTACAACAACATCAATTCGACTCAATAAACACGACACTGACTTCTATAATAAATTCCTCCTACAACCGGCTCGCCGACAGGAGTATCTTGAAGACAGACAAGAGATGGATCGGGGAAAATACGACGCACGTTTCAAAGAGGCTATTCAGGTAGGTGAGCTAATTGATAGAATTGGAGATTCGTCTCTTAAAAGTGAATTTGAAGACGCTGAACAGAATGAATATATTTATTTCGCCGAATCGCACAAGCGGCTCATTCACGCCTACAATTTCTTTGATAACCATCTCGATGCTCTTTTAGAGGATATTAACGATCAAGAACGACAAGTTATCCTGTTAATTAATCTCAAGAATTACGTTCTTCGGTCATTTGTGATCTCACTTTGTTCAATTGAGTCAGAAGAGGCGACACTCCGGATGAATATTTTCGAGTCGCTCAATGATAAGGGTCTAGATTTAGCCGAAATAGACCTAATTCGAGCGCGAATTCTCAATCGGTTTGCTGGGGAAGTTGATGCTGATAAGTACACTGAGATCTGGGAAGACGTAATCAAGTCCTTTGGCGCTGATAGCCGAGAGATCAAGCGGTTCCTGACGTATTTTATTGCTGCTACTGATGAGTCTATCTCGAAACTCTCTGATGTGAACAAAGCATTGCTTGACGTGTTCCGGACGAAAGACGGTGAATCTGGCGCGGACCCACGGATGGAGACCGCTGATGAAGCGAGAGAGCTTTTAACGGAAATTGGGACCTTCAAACGGTACTATTTAGATATCAAACGTGGCGAACTCACGAGTGCGCAATCAGATATCAGTGGCATCAAGCGAGAATGTGAAGAGATACTTGCTCGATTAGATGGTCTTCGAACGATTCAGTGGCGTCCGCTCGTTACATATGTCTACCAGTCTGTAGACCAATCTCCGGGTGGGAACCAACTATTGCTCAAAGTCATGCGAGCTGTTGAGAATATTAGCTTTCGACGGGTGTTCGTCGAGACGCCAGCAAATACCGTTGAGCCACTATATGTCAAGGCAACACATGAATTTCGGCGGCTTGAAGACGAGGATGAATTTTCTGCCTCTGATTTAGAGAACTTCATGGTCCGAGAGGCCCGTGAAGCGGCACCACAAATGTTTGGATCAGGGTTCGTAACAACGCTTGTACAAAAAACTGAGTGGGGGAACAAGAACCTGAAGAATTTGCTTTGGAAACTCTCCTCAGAGATGCACTACGAGCAAAGTGGTGCATCCTCAATCTCTGTTGAACTGAATGTAGATAGTATTCATTTAGAACACGTACTTCCAGTGAATATGCTTCGTGAGGATGCCTATGACCCTTATGCGTGGCTAAAATTGTTCTTCAAAACTGATGACGTTGACACTCAGATTGCGAACCAAGTTGTAGAACTTGAACAGTTAGACGCTATCAATCTGAATGATGATAGTCAGGCTGCGCAACGAGCGGAAGATATCATTTCCGGTATTCAGGACCGGTTTGTCCGCGATCTGGGGAATGTGATTCTCCTCCGCGAAGATATCAATACATCGATTCAAAATCGTCTCTTCTCTCGGAAACTCTACCGTTACTTAGATGACGATTTTCGTGAGATTGGAGCTAATAAACATCTTACTGCAGATGGTGATTTGGATAGAAGAAAACTGGAAAAGCTCCAGTCATCTGAGATTGACTTTACGACTGACGAATCGAACGAAGCTAACCTCAGCGAGGTTGAGAAGTATTTCAACCATTACTGGAATTATCAAAATGTTGCTTCCCGAAAGGCAGATCTCATCGCAGACACATTGGATTCGCTCGCGTTCTCGACACAACCTGATGAATTTGAAACTGTTAAAGACGATATCGAAGAGCTCGTAAAACGAGATATGCGGAACCGGTTAGAAGACCGGCGGCTTGGCGGTTTGCAATCCCAAGTCACAGACTAA
- a CDS encoding PglZ domain-containing protein, which produces MASAKTDTFQELVTGFLSDRASPVVLIDDQYGLLDELDHEEIGTDHYEYEIITYDRYRYLDFREEYESSRETGQPMVIALSTWDSEQLTAELGDILDEQGISAPVELTPTDLLREVEFPLILDAVADNYLSEQIEDFISFCKWNGITGRFDREETIELLLYYASEVDFRNPVNVNDQYNLATEKGIFETSDFDDTDLKITVQDVLEAEAKSRLPKVAEFAPVLSSDEERRRFANAVWTVRCLNSLGQDLDWVDALLESPPDEDYSEILGLALELDPDRFQDQINQADRDINRETLQTRAGNSSPSEAATGFLLPTAASSISSQTVDSIVEAQEVETSHETVFTELQAANHDVDNLSKAIDFINRFASINEEIDSEISDANHWLDIFQDLSELGHIVDEINRQELVWKFEDLWQRTDQSFCDAVDDHYLSWIHDSNVTLSWDILDEYILEAVEDYPTVYVIVFDGLRFDHWLGIRETLNDTFSIVEDHPYVSILPTATPYARNTLLTGKSPRELEHEYGKYLYNVGNADEEDWFRDSTGLHGDDLKYQNPAGVSSKRRKAERIMKSEARLKSLIYHFSDKLTHNFGGQSSITSQLQGDRSFRQIPIQFFKDNIAHQITQIPELDPSDEGAIILISDHGATRADDERRVSNYDAYKSGTRYARGGPWEKPKGCHLAMDSASEDYRLPDEDFIFAKHRTILTNSSDDDRYVHGGISLHEMLPPIALLTW; this is translated from the coding sequence ATGGCTTCAGCTAAGACAGATACATTTCAGGAGTTAGTTACGGGGTTTCTCTCTGATAGAGCCTCTCCTGTTGTTCTTATCGATGACCAGTATGGTCTGCTGGATGAACTTGATCATGAGGAGATTGGAACTGATCACTATGAGTACGAGATAATCACATACGACCGCTACCGCTACCTAGATTTTCGAGAGGAATATGAATCCTCACGGGAAACGGGGCAACCAATGGTCATCGCTCTCTCCACATGGGATAGCGAACAGCTCACAGCAGAGTTGGGAGATATCCTTGACGAACAGGGTATCTCTGCACCCGTCGAACTTACTCCGACAGATCTTCTGCGTGAAGTAGAGTTTCCGCTGATCCTTGACGCAGTTGCTGACAACTATCTCTCGGAACAGATAGAGGACTTTATCTCGTTTTGTAAATGGAACGGGATTACTGGACGGTTTGATAGAGAAGAGACCATCGAACTGCTGTTATACTATGCCTCAGAGGTGGATTTCCGGAACCCGGTTAATGTCAATGATCAATATAATCTGGCTACAGAGAAAGGGATCTTCGAGACATCTGATTTCGATGATACAGATCTTAAAATCACGGTTCAGGATGTTCTTGAGGCTGAAGCAAAATCTCGTTTGCCGAAGGTAGCGGAATTTGCTCCAGTTCTATCGTCTGATGAGGAGCGTAGAAGATTTGCTAATGCCGTCTGGACTGTCCGGTGCTTGAACTCGCTTGGTCAGGACCTTGATTGGGTTGACGCACTACTTGAGTCACCACCTGATGAAGACTATAGTGAAATTCTCGGCCTTGCCTTAGAACTCGACCCAGACCGTTTCCAAGATCAAATCAATCAAGCAGACAGGGACATCAATAGAGAAACCCTTCAGACACGTGCAGGGAACTCCTCACCCTCAGAAGCAGCAACCGGATTTCTTTTGCCTACCGCGGCTTCATCAATTTCCTCTCAAACTGTTGATTCTATAGTAGAAGCACAGGAAGTGGAAACCAGCCACGAGACTGTCTTTACAGAACTTCAGGCAGCAAATCACGATGTCGATAATCTGTCCAAGGCAATTGACTTCATCAACCGCTTCGCCAGCATCAACGAAGAAATAGACAGTGAGATCTCTGATGCCAACCACTGGTTGGACATTTTCCAAGACCTCTCCGAACTAGGCCACATCGTCGACGAGATCAACCGCCAAGAACTGGTCTGGAAGTTCGAAGACCTGTGGCAGAGGACCGACCAGAGCTTCTGTGACGCAGTCGATGACCACTACCTCTCGTGGATCCACGATTCAAATGTCACACTCAGCTGGGATATCTTAGACGAATATATTCTGGAGGCAGTCGAAGACTACCCCACAGTCTATGTAATTGTCTTTGATGGTCTCCGGTTTGATCATTGGCTAGGTATTAGAGAAACCCTCAATGACACCTTCTCTATAGTTGAAGATCACCCCTACGTCTCGATTCTTCCGACGGCAACACCGTACGCCCGCAATACTCTATTGACCGGGAAGTCCCCAAGGGAACTTGAGCATGAGTACGGGAAATACCTGTACAACGTAGGGAATGCAGATGAAGAGGACTGGTTCCGTGATTCCACTGGACTACACGGAGACGATTTAAAATATCAGAACCCGGCTGGTGTATCCAGCAAGAGACGGAAAGCAGAAAGGATCATGAAATCGGAGGCACGGCTCAAATCGCTCATCTACCACTTCTCAGATAAGCTGACTCACAACTTTGGCGGTCAGTCAAGTATAACTTCACAGCTTCAAGGAGACCGATCTTTCCGACAGATTCCAATCCAATTCTTCAAAGACAATATAGCCCATCAAATCACACAAATTCCAGAATTGGATCCATCTGACGAAGGTGCTATCATACTCATTAGTGACCATGGAGCTACCAGAGCAGATGATGAACGCCGAGTGAGCAACTACGATGCATACAAATCAGGTACAAGATATGCCCGTGGTGGTCCGTGGGAGAAACCGAAAGGATGCCACTTAGCAATGGATAGTGCAAGCGAGGACTATCGGCTACCTGATGAAGATTTCATTTTCGCAAAACATCGGACCATTCTAACAAATAGCAGTGACGATGATCGATATGTCCATGGTGGAATTAGTCTTCATGAGATGTTGCCTCCTATAGCTTTACTAACTTGGTGA
- a CDS encoding DNA methyltransferase: MTGKQDNLVEGNLHSEPFEAFENGDVSPLINDDYDSYPEPPVGIEDEVDRTNPIAYSHTYWTKKPYPAIQYFIEQLTEEGDVVLDSMCGSGMTGVAALSCGRKTILNDVSPAATWISKNNLAPIDINALDNAYERVENSVKEEIQNLYRAKCIDCNSMGTIAYMRYSEIHECKRCGSELNLDEIEKKDYTSKYICPNCDNEFKPGTQEALDRVPVGVALDCPSCGGRGNKQRDIDQKDVDLLDEIEKKENPHWYPTKELLPNSRINVSEGMRVCDLYSKRNLLALAKLREAIVNETEEGPIRQHLLFAFTGIAANTSKMAQDRPNTSIMKGTYYIPPKNKEINVWNSFDNKYNRYVRKAREHFKDLVESDYNPDSDARVFTDDARDLNDIPDESIDYVFIDPPYGDTVPYAEVNLLWTAWLEEEEDFQKEIVVSDSSEREDKDEDKWEEEIHEVFEEIYAKLKPGRWVTITFNNSDPAMWERFNNAIIDIGFTPYNGSLSLDMKQKSWKQMKEDKAQRRDTVVNYFKLPESMDDAEFETPPEEIPKDIMERVTTAIDNVVRSGYLGRGVLPEQVFHEVIKTLKKNNALNLRPDWESILEENYEKNIDDRGRTRWHPPDYHQEYDPDLEYFSTDLIAQRAIEEYLEENGGSTYSDLYEVVTNEVDQQPENFDELLERNFIKDRKKWRLPETEDEKLEVERRQEGHQEHAVDQFVSKLENNEHIEEAPPLHVLEYGIRYLQDEDRHRDALLLYDYIDIEELPDDVQSNIRRRRRISEAKAEKTDGGDEESDPEIDPAQSTLGDIDQE; this comes from the coding sequence ATGACTGGAAAACAAGATAACCTAGTCGAAGGCAATCTCCACTCTGAACCATTTGAGGCATTTGAGAATGGGGACGTGTCTCCGCTGATTAACGACGATTACGATTCCTATCCGGAACCTCCAGTCGGAATTGAGGATGAAGTAGATCGGACAAATCCAATAGCATATTCTCATACTTACTGGACCAAGAAACCCTATCCGGCCATACAGTATTTCATTGAGCAACTGACGGAGGAAGGTGACGTTGTACTTGATTCAATGTGTGGTAGTGGTATGACTGGTGTCGCAGCCCTATCTTGTGGGCGGAAAACTATTCTTAATGATGTCAGTCCAGCTGCTACATGGATATCCAAGAACAATCTTGCTCCAATCGATATCAATGCGCTAGATAATGCCTACGAGCGTGTAGAGAATTCAGTTAAGGAAGAAATCCAAAATCTGTACCGGGCAAAATGCATTGACTGCAACTCTATGGGCACTATTGCCTACATGAGGTACAGTGAGATTCACGAATGCAAGCGGTGTGGGTCAGAGCTGAATTTAGATGAGATAGAGAAGAAAGACTACACATCGAAATATATCTGCCCGAATTGTGATAACGAATTTAAGCCAGGTACTCAGGAAGCTCTTGATCGTGTCCCTGTTGGGGTTGCATTAGATTGCCCGAGCTGCGGTGGGCGAGGCAACAAACAGCGCGATATCGATCAAAAAGATGTTGATCTCCTTGATGAAATCGAGAAAAAAGAAAACCCTCACTGGTATCCAACTAAGGAACTCCTACCTAACTCCCGTATCAACGTCTCTGAAGGAATGAGGGTTTGTGACCTATATAGCAAAAGAAACCTACTTGCCCTAGCGAAGCTCCGAGAGGCTATTGTCAACGAAACAGAGGAAGGTCCTATTCGACAACACCTACTCTTCGCCTTCACCGGGATAGCCGCTAATACGAGTAAAATGGCTCAAGACCGGCCAAACACGAGTATTATGAAGGGGACCTATTACATCCCGCCGAAAAACAAGGAGATCAATGTCTGGAACTCTTTCGACAACAAATATAATCGCTACGTCCGGAAAGCAAGGGAACACTTCAAGGACCTCGTTGAGAGTGACTATAATCCAGATAGTGACGCCCGAGTATTTACAGATGACGCCCGGGATCTCAATGACATTCCTGATGAATCAATTGATTACGTCTTCATAGATCCGCCATACGGCGATACGGTTCCATACGCAGAGGTGAACCTTCTCTGGACAGCATGGTTAGAAGAAGAGGAAGACTTTCAGAAGGAAATTGTCGTAAGCGATAGCAGTGAGCGAGAGGACAAAGATGAGGACAAATGGGAGGAGGAGATTCATGAGGTCTTTGAAGAAATTTACGCTAAACTCAAGCCTGGTCGCTGGGTGACGATTACCTTCAACAATAGTGATCCTGCTATGTGGGAGAGGTTCAACAACGCCATCATTGACATCGGGTTCACCCCGTACAATGGTAGCCTATCTCTGGACATGAAGCAGAAATCCTGGAAGCAGATGAAGGAGGACAAAGCACAGCGGCGAGACACCGTTGTCAATTACTTCAAACTTCCAGAATCTATGGACGATGCTGAGTTCGAAACCCCTCCCGAGGAGATACCGAAAGACATCATGGAGAGGGTCACGACAGCGATAGACAACGTCGTCCGTTCAGGATATCTCGGTCGGGGAGTCCTCCCAGAACAAGTCTTCCATGAAGTGATTAAAACTCTAAAGAAGAACAACGCCCTGAATCTCCGTCCCGACTGGGAATCAATCTTGGAGGAGAACTACGAGAAGAACATCGATGATCGTGGCAGGACCAGGTGGCATCCACCTGACTACCACCAAGAATACGACCCCGATCTGGAGTACTTCTCCACAGACCTGATTGCCCAACGCGCTATCGAAGAATACCTCGAAGAAAACGGTGGCTCCACGTATTCCGACCTCTACGAGGTTGTCACCAACGAGGTCGATCAGCAACCGGAGAACTTCGATGAACTGCTTGAGCGGAACTTCATCAAGGACCGTAAGAAGTGGCGGTTGCCAGAAACGGAGGACGAGAAACTAGAGGTCGAGCGACGTCAGGAAGGTCATCAAGAACATGCCGTCGACCAGTTTGTCTCCAAGCTCGAAAACAACGAACACATCGAAGAGGCACCTCCACTACACGTCTTGGAGTACGGTATCCGGTATCTCCAAGACGAGGACCGTCACCGAGACGCACTTCTCCTCTACGACTACATCGACATCGAGGAACTACCTGATGACGTACAGAGTAACATCCGTCGACGTCGCCGGATCAGCGAGGCCAAGGCCGAAAAGACAGACGGAGGCGATGAGGAAAGCGATCCCGAGATCGATCCGGCACAATCTACGTTAGGGGACATTGACCAGGAGTAG
- a CDS encoding ribonuclease H-like domain-containing protein, with amino-acid sequence MSELTLVAFDIETTGFSVDDEVTVAGFAFPLGVRVFVQTGGRDAGGVAEVVKERVECHVQLSTHASERALLEAVGEFSRDRLAGDDVLLAAFNGETWRSGFDLPFLRTRLTRNDVAWPFDELPYTDLLPLVSKRFNTTVGEDECRDLVGVYDTLCGGSAGELDPFEECSEAVTAFENSEFTPLVLHNAADVLRARELGLLAERYCSKSDFKLKSLTSTRYG; translated from the coding sequence ATGTCGGAGTTGACGCTGGTTGCGTTCGATATTGAGACGACTGGGTTCTCGGTGGATGATGAAGTGACGGTTGCAGGGTTCGCGTTCCCGCTGGGGGTTCGCGTGTTTGTCCAGACTGGTGGTCGGGACGCTGGTGGTGTTGCGGAGGTCGTGAAGGAGCGGGTGGAGTGTCACGTGCAATTGTCGACGCACGCGTCTGAGCGGGCGTTGTTGGAGGCGGTCGGGGAGTTCTCGCGTGACCGGTTGGCTGGTGATGACGTGTTGCTCGCGGCGTTTAACGGGGAGACGTGGCGGTCTGGGTTCGATCTCCCGTTCTTGCGGACGCGGCTCACGCGGAACGATGTTGCGTGGCCGTTCGATGAGTTACCGTACACGGATTTGCTGCCGCTCGTGTCGAAACGATTCAACACGACGGTTGGTGAGGATGAGTGCCGGGATCTCGTCGGCGTGTACGACACGTTGTGTGGCGGTTCGGCTGGCGAATTGGATCCGTTTGAGGAGTGCAGTGAGGCCGTCACAGCGTTCGAGAATAGTGAGTTCACACCGCTCGTGTTGCATAACGCGGCGGATGTCCTCAGGGCGCGAGAGTTAGGGTTGCTCGCGGAGCGGTACTGCTCGAAATCGGATTTTAAACTCAAGTCGTTGACTTCGACGAGGTATGGGTGA
- a CDS encoding HNH endonuclease, which yields MEDTDRRSHDESSDESTTNGDTRVLEPDACHETVDPETREAVMEEYGHKCQLCGRCGPEENGLAKLHAHHIERNPEDVDEHDMENLTLICRACHSWHHQQSEPEDAPVDITEEDLTVLLPQDIEILQVLADDGPGRTGDIAGELTADLSVSAVRERLWVLMGLDNRVESRDRQIVDKDVETGEWGLTEQVENSARGHIPDDQQLLLQRMEDEQVRRALERGCNRNDVIDAFGITRRTTFNKMKRAYAYDFPLDAFGRGGRPSEATRSEQDTQVTESESDEQQRLDDVTEEESSDLGRTETWGTPEPDSDEQTARNGDQRDKRSVAEDSVSEELRTHLQQAINSLQEINSAL from the coding sequence ATGGAAGATACTGACCGACGATCTCACGACGAATCGAGTGACGAATCGACAACGAATGGGGACACCAGGGTGCTTGAGCCGGACGCGTGTCACGAAACGGTTGATCCGGAGACACGCGAGGCTGTGATGGAAGAGTACGGGCACAAGTGCCAGCTTTGTGGGCGGTGCGGGCCGGAGGAAAACGGGTTAGCAAAGTTGCACGCACATCACATTGAGCGGAATCCTGAGGACGTGGACGAGCACGACATGGAGAACCTCACGCTGATCTGCCGGGCGTGTCACAGTTGGCACCACCAACAATCGGAGCCGGAGGATGCCCCAGTGGACATTACTGAGGAGGATCTTACTGTTCTGTTACCGCAAGACATCGAGATCTTGCAAGTCCTCGCAGATGACGGGCCAGGACGGACGGGTGACATCGCGGGTGAATTGACGGCCGACTTGTCGGTCTCCGCGGTTCGAGAACGGTTGTGGGTGCTGATGGGGCTCGATAACCGTGTGGAATCACGTGACCGGCAAATCGTCGATAAAGACGTCGAGACGGGCGAGTGGGGGTTAACTGAGCAGGTCGAGAACTCGGCTCGCGGGCACATCCCGGACGATCAGCAACTGTTGTTGCAACGCATGGAGGATGAGCAGGTGCGGCGAGCGCTGGAGCGTGGATGTAACCGGAATGATGTGATCGACGCATTCGGGATTACGCGCCGCACGACGTTCAACAAGATGAAGCGGGCGTACGCGTACGACTTCCCGCTGGATGCGTTCGGTCGCGGTGGGCGTCCATCTGAAGCAACTCGATCGGAACAGGATACACAGGTCACAGAGAGTGAGTCTGACGAGCAGCAACGACTTGATGACGTCACTGAGGAAGAAAGCAGTGATCTGGGAAGGACTGAAACGTGGGGCACGCCCGAACCAGACTCAGATGAACAAACAGCGCGAAATGGTGATCAACGAGACAAGCGATCAGTAGCGGAAGACAGCGTTAGTGAGGAACTGCGGACGCATCTTCAGCAAGCAATCAACTCGCTCCAAGAAATCAATTCAGCGCTCTAA